Proteins from a genomic interval of Aspergillus flavus chromosome 7, complete sequence:
- a CDS encoding cytochrome P450 monooxygenase, with amino-acid sequence MIVERVEQLFALIQGQRILSHPGWSHVNLATLIPPVVVILGLALIVDYGYMIYLHFQMPPGPFPLPMIGNTHLLPDQKPWIYFEQLAKEYNTPMITFWTGRRPTIWICDAWAADELLNKRAAIYASRPRMVSNMVNMYYGDRWRLHRKLTHMGVGLQQVRNYRGFQNDESKVVALDLLRELREYVNHFERYATSVVSIIGFGRRVCAYTDPIITEVIAVMQRAAELNVPGKSFPMLMESFPFLAKFPNWMAPWKHGLGNGQGRGRPFFYALAEEAASGPEAKQCYARKLFEEVPKHNLTKMEISSLAGNLFGAGSDTSSSTLVTFVLACCAFPETLPKAWEELDRVVGPHRSPTFEDESDLPYVRAFVKEVLRWRSVAIIGGQPHAPIKDDRYKGWLIPRNTWVQGNVWAIHHHEREFPEPDRFNPERYFEESPVHRPFPVDKGYMTFGWGRRVCSGQGLAEQGTFITIARLLWGFDIRKALDRHGNEVPVDIFDFTNGLNMRPNSFECRITPCNQEIRSTIEREGLQALQDLSQYDGETKYRMSTYYNPEKL; translated from the exons ATGATAGTCGAGAGGGTTGAGCAACTCTTTGCTCTCATTCAGGGTCAGCGCATCCTCAGCCATCCTGGATGGAGCCACGTGAATCTCGCCACATTAATACCTCCGGTAGTGGTAATCCTGGGACTGGCCTTGATTGTAGACTATGGATATATGATATACCTCCATTTCCAAATG CCACCAGGTCCATTCCCCCTTCCCATGATCGGAAACACACATCTCCTACCAGACCAAAAACCATGGATATACTTCGAGCAACTAGCAAAAGAGTACAACACGCCCATGATCACATTCTGGACAGGCCGACGACCAACAATCTGGATCTGCGACGCCTGGGCTGCTGACGAACTCCTCAACAAGCGAGCCGCAATCTATGCATCCCGTCCACGAATGGTC TCTAACATGGTCAACATGTACTACGGAGATAGATGGCGGCTGCACAGGAAACTAACCCATATGGGCGTTGGACTGCAGCAAGTGCGCAACTACCGCGGGTTCCAGAACGACGAGAGCAAGGTCGTTGCTTTGGATCTCTTGCGCGAACTCAGGGAGTACGTGAACCATTTCGAGAGGTACGCGACGAGCGTGGTCTCGATAATTGGGTTTGGGAGACGTGTGTGTGCATATACCGACCCGATTATCACGGAGGTGATTGCGGTGATGCAGCGGGCGGCTGAGTTGAATGTACCGGGGAAGTCGTTTCCCATGTTGATGGAGTCGTTTCCTT TCCTCGCCAAATTCCCCAACTGGATGGCACCCTGGAAGCACGGATTAGGCAATGGACAAGGACGCGGCAGGCCCTTTTTCTACGCGTTAGCAGAAGAAGCCGCCAGTGGTCCAGAGGCAAAACAGTGCTACGCAAGGAAACTCTTCGAAGAAGTGCCGAAACACAACCTTACCAAAATGGAGATCTCCTCGCTCGCGGGTAACCTTTTTGGAGCAGGCAGCGATACATCCAGCTCCACACTTGTCACTTTTGTTCTCGCTTGTTGTGCATTTCCGGAGACACTGCCCAAGGCATGGGAAGAGCTCGATCGGGTGGTGGGGCCACATCGGAGTCCGACGTTCGAGGATGAGTCTGATTTGCCATATGTAAGGGCGTTTGTGAAGGAGGTGCTGCGGTGGAGATCGGTCGCTATTATTGGGGGACAGCCGCATGCACCCATTAAGGATGATCGTTATAAG GGCTGGTTAATCCCCAGAAATACCTGGGTGCAGGGGAATGTCTGGGCAATTCACCATCACGAACGAGAATTCCCCGAGCCTGACCGTTTCAATCCGGAGCGATATTTTGAAGAAAGTCCTGTTCATCGCCCGTTCCCGGTGGATAAGGGCTACATGACATTTGGATGGGGGCGACGAGTGTGCAGCGGCCAGGGTTTAGCTGAGCAGGGGACTTTCATCACTATCGCCCGGTTACTATGGGGGTTTGATATACGAAAGGCGCTGGACCGGCACGGAAACGAAGTTCCGGTGGATATTTTTGATTTCAC GAATGGCCTCAATATGCGGCCCAATTCATTTGAGTGTCGGATTACTCCTTGCAACCAGGAGATTCGTTCTACCATTGAACGAGAGGGTTTGCAGGCACTGCAGGATCTATCTCAGTATGATGGTGAAACGAAATACCGCATGAGCACGTATTACAATCCAGAGAAACTATGA
- a CDS encoding putative transporter: MAEVSISTTTLWQNQKCLFLCSLVSMANLQYGFDLAAIGSLQAMPGFLKVFGYPDPGSEGGYAIDSTVQQLITSLLTLGSFVSSLVAGFFSAYLGRRHALWLACIVNAIACAIQIGAPSAGVLYLGRLLLGFANGFLVTFSNIYTAEASLAHLRGVMVALFAYWVNIGSILGAAVDNKTKERMDRLSYRIPLACLYIVPKFLFVALFFVPESPRWLLHRGKAQAARQALEQLRGTSYATIRASSSGDDSSDEITPSLLELEWAEMVKGVEEEKREQGNVTALDMFRGIDLRRTILCYGMIGCQSASGVWFLIGYQTYFFTVSGITKAFEFSIMNTCFGFLGVNIGMYAIRNWLGRRAILMLGVIACGLCQLASAIAATVSPNSLPTGQALVAFTALFMFFYNGCVGAASYPVATELVSSRLRAWTVGTATSLGYLLAWLVNFCTPYFINPEHLNWGARYGYIWAGSNLACVVFFYFFIPEMKGRTLEELDEIFAARVAARKFKSYQCLIGEAARIAAVHAEGRKQNWEM; the protein is encoded by the exons ATGGCTGAGGTGAGTATATCGACGACAACATTATGGCAGAACCAAAAATGTCTTTTCCTCTGCTCTCTGGTCTCAATGGCCAACCTGCAATATGGATTTGACCTGGCCGCTATTGGATCTCTCCAGGCTATGCCAGGGTTCCTCAAAGTATTCGGGTACCCAGACCCAGGATCTGAGGGGGGGTATGCAATTGAC AGCACGGTTCAACAACTGATAACATCTCTCCTAACCCTGGGTTCCTTCGTTTCTTCACTGGTAGCAGGGTTCTTCTCAGCCTATCTAGGCCGTCGGCATGCCTTGTGGCTTGCTTGTATCGTGAACGCCATAGCATGCGCAATTCAAATAGGCGCCCCCTCAGCAGGAGTTCTATACCTTGGGCGATTGTTACTAGGATTCGCGAATGGATTCCTGGTGACATTCTCCAACATTTACACTGCGGAGGCATCACTAGCCCACCTGCGTGGCGTAATGGTTGCTCTGTTCGCGTACTGGGTGAATATCGGTAGTATACTCGGTGCTGCGGTAGACAACAAGACTAAGGAAAGGATGGATCGTCTTTCGTATCGAATTCCCTTGGCTTGTCTATACATCGTCCCTAAGTTCCTCTTCGTGGCATTGTTCTTCGTCCCCGAGAGTCCGCGGTGGCTTCTCCATCGAGGAAAAGCACAAGCTGCAAGACAAGCGCTTGAGCAACTCCGCGGTACCAGCTACGCCACCATCCGCGCTTCATCCAGCGGCGACGATAGCAGCGACGAGATAACCCCATCTCTCCTAGAACTCGAATGGGCCGAGATGGTCAAAggcgtcgaagaagaaaagcgcGAACAAGGCAACGTCACAGCATTAGACATGTTCCGAG GAATCGACCTCCGCCGCACAATCCTCTGCTACGGCATGATCGGCTGCCAATCCGCCTCCGGCGTATGGTTCCTAATCGGCTACCAAACCTACTTCTTCACCGTCTCCGGCATAACCAAAGCCTTCGAGTTCTCGATCATGAACACCTGCTTCGGCTTCCTAGGCGTCAACATCGGCATGTACGCAATCCGGAACTGGCTCGGTCGTCGCGCAATCCTCATGCTCGGCGTCATCGCCTGCGGCCTATGCCAACTAGCAAGCGCCATTGCCGCAACAGTGAGTCCGAATTCCCTTCCCACGGGTCAGGCGTTGGTGGCCTTCACGGCGTTGTTCATGTTCTTCTATAACGGCTGTGTTGGGGCGGCGAGTTACCCTGTTGCGACGGAGTTGGTGAGTTCGAGGTTAAGGGCGTGGACGGTCGGCACGGCTACGTCGTTGGGGTATTTGCTGGCTTGGTTGGTGAATTTTTGTACGCCGTATTTTATTAATCCGGAGCATTTGAATTGG GGTGCTCGCTATGGGTATATTTGGGCTGGGTCGAACTTGGCGTGTgtggttttcttttacttctttATCCCTGAGATGAAGGGGCGCACGTtggaggagttggatgaGATCTTTGCTGCCAGGGTTGCGGCTCGCAAGTTCAAGTCCTATCAGTGTCTTATTGGGGAGGCTGCGAGGATTGCTGCTGTTCATGCGGAGGGCCGTAAGCAGAACTGGGAGATGTAG